In Thermodesulfobacteriota bacterium, a single genomic region encodes these proteins:
- a CDS encoding omptin family outer membrane protease: MRPSFRKTVVGLLVAAIIGLPAGAGELFQADVSAGCGAISGDTEYRIGGRVRNAGGTYVTHFPVSKLDFPIDAYVLSLNAEIAFLNSLVCSFSWATDLSSDPDDMRDYDWIDSPDELTIYSESDLDMETDTLSGKIQYRFPAIGLGRLPLFFSDADRLRLLAGAGYLYRQLDFEAGDTWQTYPGGSRQDVFVPGRTLNYSVEYRIPFLELGARLETADNITVECSAGYSPYVDATDKDRHLTRNLTSRADCDGDAWLLSFRGSYPFLERWYGALSLSQIYIEADGTADTYINDSWSYSIEEDMESDQFTALLEVGVRF; this comes from the coding sequence ATGCGCCCTTCATTCCGGAAAACGGTTGTTGGCCTGCTGGTCGCTGCCATTATAGGCCTTCCGGCCGGGGCCGGCGAACTATTCCAGGCGGATGTTTCCGCCGGATGCGGCGCCATCAGCGGGGACACGGAATACCGCATCGGCGGCAGGGTCAGAAACGCCGGCGGGACCTATGTGACCCATTTCCCCGTCAGCAAGCTGGATTTCCCCATCGACGCCTACGTGCTTTCCCTCAACGCCGAAATCGCCTTTCTTAACAGCCTGGTCTGTTCCTTCTCCTGGGCAACGGATCTGAGCAGTGATCCGGACGACATGCGGGATTATGACTGGATCGACTCCCCCGATGAGCTCACCATTTATTCGGAAAGCGATCTGGACATGGAAACGGACACGCTCTCGGGGAAAATTCAGTATCGCTTTCCCGCCATAGGCCTGGGCCGTCTTCCTCTCTTTTTTTCCGATGCAGACCGCCTGCGGCTGCTGGCCGGCGCCGGATATCTTTACCGGCAGCTCGACTTTGAAGCCGGAGATACCTGGCAGACCTATCCGGGCGGAAGCAGACAAGATGTTTTCGTGCCCGGCCGCACGTTGAACTATTCGGTCGAATACCGGATTCCTTTTCTTGAACTGGGCGCGCGACTGGAAACAGCGGACAACATAACAGTGGAATGTTCCGCCGGGTACAGCCCGTATGTCGACGCCACCGACAAGGACCGTCATCTGACCCGGAACCTGACCTCCAGGGCCGATTGCGACGGGGACGCGTGGCTGCTCTCATTCCGGGGAAGCTACCCGTTTCTGGAGCGCTGGTACGGCGCCTTATCCCTGTCCCAGATCTACATTGAAGCCGACGGAACAGCCGACACCTATATCAACGACAGCTGGAGTTATTCCATTGAGGAAGATATGGAAAGCGACCAGTTCACGGCCCTGCTGGAAGTGGGCGTCCGGTTCTGA
- a CDS encoding DUF1566 domain-containing protein: protein MKQSSRLFYTVRLAGFLAILVLGMVSIIGTGGGGSGLSNRDESRTYYRDSDGDGYGDPDDSARFDTLPLGYYVTDNTDCLDSDRSINPGAAEICGDGIDNNCDGRIDVNCDFTDMDGDGAYAETGTGAAVDCDDADPDIRPGANEVCWDNIDNNCDGQVDEGCLPTCTDQDDDGYYAQNDCGTPVDCNDGNAADHPGAVEACGDGHDNDCDGQIDEECQAGLSPVPDTGQTTCYDNDGHVITCPVAGRALYGQDACYTINPPSYTRVRGNANDFMVKDNVTGLIWELKTDDDGIHDKDDRYTWYNALNVFIARLNADQYGGYSDWRIPTQRELLSIVDYDNYNPAIDMNAFPNTIPSYYWAYPTYADNPGESSCINFLYGHDFDLDNTTTYYVRAVRGNQTPSAFTANGDGTVTDNATGLMWSQVTDLTPLNWQAALAWCEDLSLAGYEDWRLPTLKELASIVDDDVDGLAVDSTYFPDTMAAYYWTSTSSAYNPGQAWLVSFSLGNNGHGSKNSTYYVRAVRGGRGSAF, encoded by the coding sequence ATGAAACAGTCCTCCCGGCTTTTTTACACGGTCCGTCTGGCTGGTTTTCTGGCCATTCTTGTCCTGGGAATGGTGTCCATCATCGGCACCGGCGGCGGGGGCAGCGGGCTTTCAAACCGTGACGAGTCACGGACCTATTATCGTGACAGCGATGGCGACGGATATGGCGATCCGGATGATTCCGCCCGGTTTGATACCCTCCCGCTGGGTTACTATGTGACCGATAATACGGACTGCCTGGACAGCGACCGGAGCATCAATCCCGGCGCCGCGGAAATTTGCGGCGACGGCATCGACAATAACTGCGATGGCCGGATTGATGTGAATTGCGACTTCACGGATATGGACGGCGACGGCGCCTATGCCGAAACCGGAACCGGCGCCGCCGTGGATTGTGATGATGCCGATCCCGACATCCGTCCCGGTGCGAATGAGGTCTGCTGGGACAATATCGATAACAACTGCGACGGGCAGGTTGACGAGGGCTGCCTCCCCACCTGCACGGACCAGGATGATGACGGCTATTATGCCCAGAATGACTGCGGTACGCCCGTGGACTGCAATGACGGAAACGCCGCCGACCATCCCGGCGCCGTGGAGGCCTGCGGGGACGGTCATGATAACGACTGCGACGGACAGATCGACGAGGAATGCCAGGCCGGGCTGTCGCCTGTCCCGGATACCGGCCAGACCACCTGCTATGACAATGACGGACATGTCATTACCTGTCCCGTCGCCGGAAGGGCCCTTTACGGTCAGGATGCCTGCTATACCATCAATCCTCCCTCTTATACCCGGGTACGCGGTAACGCCAACGATTTCATGGTCAAGGATAATGTCACCGGCCTGATCTGGGAACTCAAGACCGATGACGACGGGATCCATGACAAGGATGACCGCTATACCTGGTATAACGCCCTCAACGTTTTTATCGCCCGGCTGAACGCCGATCAATACGGCGGCTATTCCGACTGGCGGATACCGACCCAGCGGGAACTGCTGTCCATCGTCGATTACGATAATTATAATCCGGCCATTGACATGAATGCTTTTCCCAACACCATCCCCTCCTATTACTGGGCCTATCCGACCTATGCCGACAATCCGGGGGAATCTTCCTGCATCAACTTCCTCTACGGTCATGATTTTGACCTGGACAATACCACGACTTATTACGTGCGCGCGGTTCGCGGCAACCAGACCCCGTCGGCCTTTACCGCTAACGGCGACGGCACGGTCACCGATAACGCCACCGGCCTGATGTGGTCGCAGGTTACCGATCTGACGCCCTTGAACTGGCAGGCGGCCCTGGCCTGGTGCGAAGACCTCTCCCTGGCCGGTTACGAAGACTGGCGGCTGCCCACCCTCAAGGAACTGGCGTCAATCGTGGATGATGATGTGGACGGCCTGGCGGTCGACAGCACCTATTTCCCGGATACCATGGCGGCCTATTACTGGACCTCCACGTCCAGTGCCTACAATCCCGGGCAGGCCTGGCTGGTCAGTTTCAGCCTGGGCAACAACGGTCACGGCAGCAAGAATTCCACCTATTACGTTCGTGCGGTCCGGGGCGGCCGGGGATCGGCTTTCTGA